One Pochonia chlamydosporia 170 chromosome 5, whole genome shotgun sequence DNA segment encodes these proteins:
- a CDS encoding fungal specific transcription factor (similar to Cordyceps militaris CM01 XP_006674209.1): MSSSSTSNWGISASRATSATSPEKSASSHVSPASQAPPPPSTAPTQRKLRSCVTCRTRKVRCDKTSPCSNCRRANIPCVVPSTEKLPRWARRLERATTRAESDDPATGQVFNRLKSLEGLVRELSGQLERVQAGGASSAVVPKDVEPREVRAGPDESSANLSTAQKQFGRLVIGDAGQSRYVDSGFWSRINDELNGLKMDTEVLHDDYESSEDEDMTSKDTPSTQELDRDPAERNAFMFGHNLDSRAVDLRRLHPLPSQLPFILNIFHTSINSMGQVVHMPTLNKMIRDLPSGDLSALSPPDEALMFAIYYSSITSMEDEDVTISFGSSKSDLMLKYRHGLELALAKADFLNTSDIAIVQALVISLMLVRRHDSPRYVWMMTGLLIRMAQALGLHRDGSNFAHLTPFEVETRRRLWWIVCVMDLRSSEDQGMDLTIADGSFDTKFPLSINDDDLHPDTKDMPEEREGLTDMTVPLVWYNHCHAMRQMYVMLTGKSGPQTLEKQSRLLDEIYGKLEERYLKYSNPDGNAQYLMFIGVTRIVVSKMTLVIYLPELFSSPTERFSDEVHTKLLVAAIEIAEFNHMLNGSKACQPWRWIFQTYTHWHAIVYLLLTAAQKPWSPTVERGWTALHSKWLIPARRSKDWNLRTWVPLRKLMAKAKQHRGAEIERLRGDHQAARALEEKDRGFPQPVSSGVFQGQGDVAEMFRVQWRQLVGLQAGYGANLTSEEVAASDTGGSGAVFGSEGNVKSGITSHGMGRNLGQGKGLNYDMDSFAPMSGESSGQPFDQDFSSWQWEESGILGNFPTGVDMEGVDFDVELDGTMDWNKWLQDVQ; the protein is encoded by the exons ATGTCATCCTCCAGCACGAGTAATTGGGGCATCTCAGCATCCCGGGCCACATCGGCCACGTCGCCCGAGAAAAGCGCGAGCTCCCATGTCTCACCGGCCTCAcaggcaccaccaccgccgagCACGGCGCCGACCCAGAGAAAGCTACGGAGCTGTGTGACATGTCGCACGAGAAAAGTCCGGTGTGATAAGACCTCACCGTGCTCCAACTGTCGCCGCGCCAATATCCCGTGCGTTGTGCCGTCTACGGAGAAGCTGCCGCGATGGGCGCGTCGCCTGGAGAGAGCTACTACCCGCGCCGAAAGTGATGATCCAGCTACTGGCCAAGTGTTTAATCGACTGAAAAGTCTCGAGGGTCTTGTGCGGGAGCTTAGCGGACAGTTGGAGAGGGTGCAGGCTGGAGGTGCTTCGTCCGCTGTTGTACCGAAAGATGTTGAGCCGCGAGAAGTTCGTGCTGGACCTGATGAATCGTCTGCGAACTTGTCGACAGCGCAGAAACAGTTTGGGAGGTTAGTTATTGGGGATGCAGGGCAGAGTCGATATGTTGACAGTGGGTTCTGGTCACGGATCAACGACGAG CTCAACGGCCTTAAAATGGACACTGAAGTCCTGCACGATGACTATGAATCGTCAGAGGATGAAGACATGACAAGTAAAGACACACCGTCGACGCAGGAACTCGATCGCGATCCGGCGGAGCGAAATGCCTTCATGTTTGGGCATAACCTTGACTCGAGAGCAGTTGACCTTCGCCGCTTGCATCCTCTCCCCTCTCAACTTCCCTTCATACTAAACATTTTTCACACAAGCATCAACTCTATGGGCCAAGTTGTTCACATGCCGACCCTCAACAAGATGATCCGAGACCTCCCATCTGGTGATCTATCGGCGTTGTCACCTCCTGACGAAGCCCTAATGTTTGCAATCTATTACTCTTCTATAACTTCcatggaggatgaggac GTCACCATCTCGTTTGGATCTTCCAAGTCAGACCTCATGCTCAAATATCGCCACGGGCTGGAGCTCGCCCTCGCCAAAGCCGACTTCCTCAACACCTCTGACATTGCCATAGTCCAAGCCCTCGTCATTTCTCTCATGCTTGTCCGCCGCCACGACAGTCCTAGGTATGTATGGATGATGACCGGGCTCCTCATCCGAATGGCTCAAGCGCTGGGTCTGCATCGTGACGGCAGCAATTTCGCACACTTGACTCCATTCGAGGTGGAAACAAGGCGCAGGCTCTGGTGGATTGTATGCGTGATGGATTTGCGATCCTCGGAAGACCAAGGCATGGATCTTACCATTGCAGACGGAAGCTTTGACACCAAATTTCCACTCAGCATCAATGACGACGACCTACACCCGGATACCAAGGACATGCCCGAAGAACGAGAAGGACTTACAGACATGACAGTGCCGCTGGTCTGGTACAACCACTGCCATGCGATGCGACAGATGTACGTCATGTTAACTGGCAAATCTGGCCCGCAGACTCTTGAAAAGCAAAGTCGCCTTCTTGACGAAATCTACGGTAAATTGGAGGAGCGATATCTCAAATACTCTAACCCAGACGGCAACGCACAGTACTTGATGTTTATAGGCGTCACCAGGATTGTCGTTTCGAAAATGACCCTCGTCATTTATCTGCCCGAGCTCTTTTCCTCTCCCACGGAGCGCTTCTCTGATGAAGTTCACACTAAACTACTCGTCGCTGCCATTGAGATTGCAGAATTCAACCACATGCTCAACGGGTCGAAGGCGTGTCAGCCTTGGCGATGGATTTTCCAGACATACACGCACTGGCATGCCATTGTGTATCTCTTGCTTACGGCTGCGCAAAAACCATGGTCGCCTACCGTGGAAAGAGGATGGACCGCCTTGCATAGTAAATGGCTGATTCCGGCCCGCAGAAGCAAAGATTGGAACCTGCGTACCTGGGTGCCGTTGCGGAAgctcatggccaaggcgaagcaGCATCGGGGAGCGGAGATAGAGCGATTACGGGGCGATCACCAAGCTGCGAGGGCgctggaagagaaagatCGAGGGTTTCCTCAGCCGGTTAGCTCGGGTGTTTTCCAGGGCCAGGGGGATGTAGCTGAGATGTTTCGCGTGCAGTGGCGACAACTTGTTGGTCTGCAGGCGGGTTATGGTGCAAACTTGACGTCTGAAGAGGTAGCTGCTTCAGATACGGGGGGTTCCGGGGCTGTATTTGGGTCTGAAGggaatgtcaagtctggtattACTTCGCATGGGATGGGCAGAAACCTTGGTCAGGGTAAGGGCTTGAACTACGACATGGACAGCTTTGCTCCGATGTCTGGAGAGTCATCCGGCCAGCCTTTCGATCAGGACTTTTCTTCCTGGCAGTGGGAAGAGTCGGGTATATTGGGAAACTTTCCAACTGGTGTGGATATGGAGGGCGTGGATTTTGATGTGGAATTGGATGGGACGATGGACTGGAATAAATGGCTACAAGATGTGCAGTAA
- a CDS encoding dienelactone hydrolase family protein (similar to Marssonina brunnea f. sp. 'multigermtubi' MB_m1 XP_007295275.1), whose translation MDPPCHECIKGTIHKGQPQGKEELIHNLNTYVIGNRTNPKAIIVMYSDIFGLPLPNNRLIADAYAKSGDYLVYLPDFFEGDPVPLKAADILIPVDPSKLSTFSKYGGMLASAPSFMMWLTRHKDGPTNKTCMDFLEALRRENPHTKVGMVGFCWGGRYAIRAAREENMIEIGGTKKPLVDAVVALHPSNLAFPDDVAKPVVPVSIGWGLEDVGVKIEQKGKVEAIHDAERKTGREMPELENRLYEPGRHGFAVRGNPDDPKERKALEDSVTQVLDWFGKFL comes from the exons atggATCCTCCTTGTCATGAATGCATCAAA GGCACAATCCACAAAGGCCAACcccaaggcaaagaagaactcatccacaacctcaacaccTATGTCATCGGCAATCGCACCAaccccaaagccatcatAGTCATGTACTCTGATATTTTCGGCCTCCCCCTCCCAAACAACCGCCTCATCGCGGATGCATACGCCAAATCCGGTGACTACCTAGTCTACCTACCCGACTTCTTCGAGGGCGACCCAGTCCCTCTGAAAGCCGCTGATATTCTCATCCCCGTCGACCCTTCCAAGCTGTCCACGTTTTCCAAGTACGGCGGCATGCTGGCCTCTGCACCCTCGTTCatgatgtggttgacgagACATAAAGACGGTCCTACAAACAAAACATGCATGGATTTTCTAGAGGCGCTGCGTCGCGAGAATCCCCATACTAAAGTTGGCATGGTTGGCTTCTGCTGGGGAGGGAGGTATGCTATTCGCGCCGCAAGGGAAGAGAACATGATTGAGATTGGGGGAACGAAGAAGCCTCTTGTGGATGCGGTGGTTGCATTGCATCCCAGCAACTTGGCATTTCCGGATGACGTTGCAAAGCCAGTTGTACCGGTCAGTATTGGCTGGGGTCTGGAGGACGTTGGTGTGAAGATTGAGCAGAAGGGTAAGGTGGAGGCGATTCATGACGCTGAGAGGAAGACCGGAAGGGAAATGCCAGAGCTGGAGAATAGGTTGTATGAGCCGGGGAGGCATGGATTCGCGGTGAGAGGAAATCCGGATGATCCAAAGGAGAGGAAGGCGTTGGAGGATTCGGTGACGCAGGTGTTGGATTGGTTTGGAAAGTTTTTATAG
- a CDS encoding MFS monocarboxylate transporter (similar to Cordyceps militaris CM01 XP_006668694.1), producing the protein MGSPPSFTDEEDKDDISLSFSDEEKDELWREKNPFMRPVDRGFHAWMFLIASFMVEGLALGFPGAYGVFQEYYSTHEPFKGENGLPAVATCAMGIMYLGMPITMGIQRLYPRFSAWSPLIGVLVMCVSLIAASFATIVPHIIATQGVLFAIGSSLSYCPCIAYLNEWFDKRKGMAYGIMWAGTGLSGSVLPFLLEYLLTKFGFQITLRICAAGILVLTLPLVYFIKPRIPPQLPKKYINPFNFRFALSQTFVLHQLANIVQALGFFLPSIYLPTYARSVLGSGEFPAAATILLLNLSSTVGCPSMGWLSDNLHVATCLFIATFGAALATFLLWGLTTSLPLLLVYCGFYGLFAGSYTSAWTGLMRQVTTDKTISARYRCDDIDPVMVLAVLAAGRGIGSVLSGPLSQALVNGMPWQDEAFAAYGSGYGPLILFTGITATLTGIVLPWKYIGWIR; encoded by the exons ATGGGCTCGCCGCCATCGTTTACCGACGAGGAGGATAAAGATGACATTTCGTTGTCGTTCTCggacgaggagaaggatgagtTGTGGAGAGAGAAGAACCCGTTTATGCGGCCGGTGGATCGGGGGTTCCATGCTTGGATGTTCTTGATTGCTTCTTTTATGGTTGAGGGTTTGGCATTAG GTTTCCCTGGTGCATATGGAGTCTTTCAGGAATATTACAGCACGCATGAGCCGTTCAAGGGTGAGAATGGCCTTCCTGCCGTCGCCACTTGTGCTATG GGCATCATGTACCTGGGTATGCCAATTACCATGGGCATTCAACGACTTTACCCACGATTCAGTGCCTGGTCGCCCCTTATTGGCGTCCTTGTTATGTGCGTTTCGCTCATTGCAGCCTCTTTCGCAACAATAGTCCCTCATATAATTGCAACACAAGGCGTATTATTCGCCATTGGCAGCTCTCTGTCATATTGTCCCTGTATCGCCTACCTCAACGAATGGTTCGACAAACGCAAGGGGATGGCATACGGCATCATGTGGGCTGGAACTGGACTCTCGGGTTCCGTCCTCCCATTTCTTCTGGAATACCTGCTGACGAAATTCGGATTCCAAATAACTCTTCGAATCTGCGCCGCAGGAATTCTGGTTCTCACGCTACCATTGGTATACTTTATCAAGCCTCGTATTCCGCCTCAATTACCGAAAAAGTACATCAACCCGTTTAATTTCCGATTCGCCCTCAGCCAGACGTTCGTTCTACATCAACTGGCAAACATTGTTCAGGCACTGGGTTTCTTCCTCCCAAGCATTTACTTGCCGACGTATGCTCGGTCGGTACTCGGCTCCGGAGAGTTCCCGGCTGCAGCTACAATATTATTGCTTAACCTCTCATCGACAGTTGGATGTCCGAGCATGGGCTGGCTTTCTGACAACCTCCATGTCGCTACTTGCCTATTCATTGCGACATTTGGTGCTGCTTTGGCAACATTTCTGCTTTGGGGCCTCACAACCTCGTTGCCACTGTTGCTTGTATACTGTGGCTTCTATGGGCTGTTTGCGGGATCGTACACGTCTGCATGGACCGGGCTGATGCGACAAGTCACTACTGATAAGACCATCTCTGCGAGATATCGGTGTGATGATATTGATCCTGTAATGGTGCTTGCAGTTCTTGCTGCGGGCAGAGGAATTGGAAGTGTCTTGTCCGGGCCACTAAGTCAGGCTCTAGTAAACGGAATGCCGTGGCAGGACGAGGCATTTGCTGCTTATGGCTCGGGATATGGGCCGCTGATACTGTTCACTGGTATCACGGCTACCTTGACTGGCATAGTGCTGCCATGGAAGTATATTGGGTGGATTCGCTAA